One window of the Prionailurus bengalensis isolate Pbe53 chromosome E1, Fcat_Pben_1.1_paternal_pri, whole genome shotgun sequence genome contains the following:
- the LOC122485564 gene encoding keratin, type I cuticular Ha8-like isoform X2 → MTSCYISSSRCLGSTQMPEAANVCGSCIDVGGQPGAEAKAASLCLSATLAHANRMPVGTTPLGRPSLCVPYSCQTACPLPGTRDIPGNIGVCENYGEGAPNGHEKVTMQFLNDRLANYLEKVRQLERENAELETKIRESSKCHESSVCPDYQSYFRTIEELQQKILCSKAENTRLVTQIDNAKLAADDFRIKHESELSLRQVVEADMCGMHKLLDDLSLAKADLEAQQESLKEEILCLKSNHEQEVHILRGQLGDKLQIKLDAEPTVDLSRVLDEMRCHYEAMMQTGRNDVEQWFQDQSESISKQDMSCSKELQCCQSEILELRRTVNALEVELQAQHSLKDCLQNSLCESDARFGTELAQMQILIRDVEEQLSEIRADLERQNQEYQVLLDVKARLESEIATYRKLLESEDCKYV, encoded by the exons ATGACCTCCTGCTACATCAGCTCATCCCGCTGTCTGGGCAGCACTCAGATGCCCGAAGCTGCAAATGTCTGCGGTTCCTGCATTGACGTTGGGGGCCAGCCCGGGGCAGAGGCCAAGGCTGCCTCCCTGTGCCTCTCCGCCACCCTGGCACATGCCAACAGGATGCCTGTGGGGACAACTCCTCTGGGCCGACCCAGCCTCTGTGTGCCCTACAGCTGCCAAACCGCTTGCCCCTTGCCAGGGACCCGCGACATTCCCGGCAACATCGGAGTGTGTGAGAACTATGGGGAAGGTGCCCCGAACGGCCACGAGAAGGTGACCATGCAGTTCCTGAACGACCGCCTGGCCAACTACCTGGAGAAGGTGCGTCAGCTGGAGCGGGAGAATGCGGAGCTGGAGACCAAGATCCGAGAGTCGAGCAAATGCCATGAGTCCAGCGTGTGTCCAGACTACCAGTCGTACTTCCGGACCATCGAGGAGCTCCAGCAGAAG ATCCTGTGCAGCAAGGCTGAGAATACCAGGCTGGTAACTCAAATTGACAATGCTAAGCTGGCTGCCGATGACTTTAGAATCAA GCACGAGAGTGAGCTGTCCCTACGCCAGGTGGTGGAGGCGGACATGTGTGGGATGCACAAGCTCCTGGATGACCTGAGCCTGGCCAAGGCCGACCTGGAGGCCCAGCAGGAGTCCCTGAAGGAGGAGATACTCTGCCTCAAGAGCAACCACGAGCAG GAAGTCCACATCCTGAGGGGCCAGCTGGGGGACAAGCTCCAGATTAAGCTGGACGCGGAGCCCACCGTGGACCTGAGCAGGGTGCTGGATGAGATGCGGTGCCACTACGAGGCCATGATGCAGACCGGCCGCAACGATGTGGAGCAGTGGTTCCAAGATCAG TCCGAGAGCATCAGCAAGCAGGACATGTCCTGCTCCAAGGAGCTGCAATGCTGTCAGTCGGAGATCCTGGAGCTGAGGCGCACGGTGAACGCCCTGGAGGTGGAGCTTCAGGCCCAGCACAGCCTG AAGGACTGTCTGCAGAACTCCCTGTGTGAGTCGGATGCACGCTTTGGCACCGAGCTGGCCCAGATGCAGATCCTGATCCGCGACGTGGAGGAGCAGCTGTCTGAGATCCGGGCTGACCTGGAGCGGCAGAACCAGGAGTACCAGGTGCTGCTGGATGTCAAGGCCCGGCTGGAGAGCGAGATTGCCACGTACCGGAAACTTCTGGAGAGCGAGGATTGCAAGTACGTGTGA
- the LOC122485564 gene encoding keratin, type I cuticular Ha8-like isoform X1, producing the protein MTSCYISSSRCLGSTQMPEAANVCGSCIDVGGQPGAEAKAASLCLSATLAHANRMPVGTTPLGRPSLCVPYSCQTACPLPGTRDIPGNIGVCENYGEGAPNGHEKVTMQFLNDRLANYLEKVRQLERENAELETKIRESSKCHESSVCPDYQSYFRTIEELQQKILCSKAENTRLVTQIDNAKLAADDFRIKHESELSLRQVVEADMCGMHKLLDDLSLAKADLEAQQESLKEEILCLKSNHEQEVHILRGQLGDKLQIKLDAEPTVDLSRVLDEMRCHYEAMMQTGRNDVEQWFQDQSESISKQDMSCSKELQCCQSEILELRRTVNALEVELQAQHSLVRSSALTVLLVPRATAWQQRVLEVPLISPTNNQNSGAGSLSPRGRCLAIKVGLTPKTGSLKSQLHFLYNKGWRFRPSFHKTSLSVYLVRYWEYRDEHFLQVEFCEKSW; encoded by the exons ATGACCTCCTGCTACATCAGCTCATCCCGCTGTCTGGGCAGCACTCAGATGCCCGAAGCTGCAAATGTCTGCGGTTCCTGCATTGACGTTGGGGGCCAGCCCGGGGCAGAGGCCAAGGCTGCCTCCCTGTGCCTCTCCGCCACCCTGGCACATGCCAACAGGATGCCTGTGGGGACAACTCCTCTGGGCCGACCCAGCCTCTGTGTGCCCTACAGCTGCCAAACCGCTTGCCCCTTGCCAGGGACCCGCGACATTCCCGGCAACATCGGAGTGTGTGAGAACTATGGGGAAGGTGCCCCGAACGGCCACGAGAAGGTGACCATGCAGTTCCTGAACGACCGCCTGGCCAACTACCTGGAGAAGGTGCGTCAGCTGGAGCGGGAGAATGCGGAGCTGGAGACCAAGATCCGAGAGTCGAGCAAATGCCATGAGTCCAGCGTGTGTCCAGACTACCAGTCGTACTTCCGGACCATCGAGGAGCTCCAGCAGAAG ATCCTGTGCAGCAAGGCTGAGAATACCAGGCTGGTAACTCAAATTGACAATGCTAAGCTGGCTGCCGATGACTTTAGAATCAA GCACGAGAGTGAGCTGTCCCTACGCCAGGTGGTGGAGGCGGACATGTGTGGGATGCACAAGCTCCTGGATGACCTGAGCCTGGCCAAGGCCGACCTGGAGGCCCAGCAGGAGTCCCTGAAGGAGGAGATACTCTGCCTCAAGAGCAACCACGAGCAG GAAGTCCACATCCTGAGGGGCCAGCTGGGGGACAAGCTCCAGATTAAGCTGGACGCGGAGCCCACCGTGGACCTGAGCAGGGTGCTGGATGAGATGCGGTGCCACTACGAGGCCATGATGCAGACCGGCCGCAACGATGTGGAGCAGTGGTTCCAAGATCAG TCCGAGAGCATCAGCAAGCAGGACATGTCCTGCTCCAAGGAGCTGCAATGCTGTCAGTCGGAGATCCTGGAGCTGAGGCGCACGGTGAACGCCCTGGAGGTGGAGCTTCAGGCCCAGCACAGCCTGGTACGGTCTTCTGCCCTCACCGTGCTGCTGGTGCCACGGGCCACGGCCTGGCAGCAGCGTGTCTTAGAAGTCCCACTCATCAGTCCCACTAACAATCAGAACTCAGGGGCTGGGTCCCTCTCTCCTCGGGGGAGATGCCTCGCCATCAAGGTTGGTTTGACCCCCAaaactggttctttaaaaagccaACTCCACTTCCTTTACAATAAAGGGTGGCGATTCAGGCCCTCGTTCCACAAGACGTCACTGAGTGTCTACTTGGTCAGGTACTGGGAATACAGGGATGAACACTTCCTCCAGGTAGAATTTTGTGAAAAGTCGTGGTGA